One genomic segment of Salinigranum rubrum includes these proteins:
- a CDS encoding HEAT repeat domain-containing protein encodes MSEDDRWVEDGATPDIVPESARELVVLVESTDAAVVALWWWDGDDRRTTFAFDVDPTPPDDGSTVDVRSVEADRPVAPPVPLAAVDAVRPLPTAASATAALPDDPSRRAALLRGLAAHAPELVDVSVVLCLLTSTTEDVPALTDALGCLSTLAADRPDDCVAAIPSVHALVTDPTDHAVHAAALTCLAALAAACPEEVAPHVESTFSGLESSDSTVVTAAVTCVSHVASGDPESVIDATDRLVRLMTAADPTVRIHAAFALGRVAVVAPEVVRPDVASLARVVGDETERTAARLNATCAVGRVAGEWPDAVVEHLPTFVGALGDGDSGIRANAAGVVGDVATTHAVAVRRHVDALLACLDDDDSVARANGSTALARVAREFPETVAPHVDRLVDALDDTDALVRENVCWTLGYLRDDARTARPVLERVRTDDGDERVRGRAAWALDEVGHGGVGATE; translated from the coding sequence GTGAGCGAGGACGACCGATGGGTCGAAGACGGTGCGACCCCGGACATCGTTCCGGAGAGCGCCAGGGAGCTCGTCGTACTCGTCGAATCGACGGACGCCGCGGTCGTCGCCCTGTGGTGGTGGGACGGTGACGACCGGCGAACCACGTTCGCGTTCGACGTCGATCCGACACCACCCGACGACGGCTCCACTGTCGACGTCCGGAGCGTCGAAGCGGACCGACCGGTCGCCCCGCCGGTTCCACTGGCAGCGGTCGACGCGGTTCGTCCGCTTCCGACTGCCGCGTCGGCGACAGCAGCGCTCCCGGACGACCCATCTCGACGGGCGGCACTGCTTCGGGGGCTCGCCGCGCACGCGCCCGAACTCGTCGACGTCAGCGTCGTCCTCTGCCTACTCACGTCTACGACCGAGGACGTCCCGGCCCTCACGGACGCGCTGGGGTGTCTCTCGACGCTCGCGGCCGACCGACCCGACGACTGCGTGGCGGCGATTCCATCCGTCCACGCGCTCGTTACCGACCCGACGGACCACGCGGTCCACGCCGCGGCGCTCACGTGTCTGGCGGCGCTCGCCGCCGCCTGTCCAGAGGAGGTCGCCCCGCACGTCGAGAGCACCTTCTCCGGGCTCGAATCGTCGGACTCGACCGTCGTGACGGCGGCGGTTACCTGCGTCTCACACGTCGCGTCCGGGGACCCCGAGTCGGTCATCGACGCCACCGACCGACTCGTGAGACTGATGACGGCAGCCGACCCGACCGTCCGGATACACGCCGCGTTCGCGCTCGGACGCGTCGCCGTCGTCGCGCCCGAGGTTGTCCGGCCCGACGTCGCCAGCCTCGCTCGCGTGGTGGGCGACGAGACGGAGCGGACGGCGGCCCGGTTGAACGCGACGTGTGCGGTCGGCCGGGTCGCCGGCGAGTGGCCCGACGCCGTCGTCGAACACCTTCCGACGTTCGTCGGCGCGCTCGGGGACGGCGATTCGGGGATTCGAGCCAACGCGGCCGGCGTCGTCGGCGATGTCGCGACGACCCACGCCGTCGCGGTCCGGCGGCACGTCGACGCGCTCCTCGCGTGTCTCGACGACGACGACAGCGTCGCACGGGCGAACGGGTCGACGGCACTCGCCCGCGTCGCCCGCGAGTTTCCCGAGACGGTCGCACCACACGTCGACCGACTCGTCGACGCGCTCGACGACACCGACGCGCTCGTCCGCGAGAACGTCTGCTGGACGCTCGGCTACCTCCGCGACGACGCCCGCACGGCCCGTCCGGTCCTCGA